From Deinococcus aquaticus, one genomic window encodes:
- the tatC gene encoding twin-arginine translocase subunit TatC: MTADPNANLKSAPLFDHLEELRKRIVISAVFLVIGMIAAFQYRLQLLELVKVPLNASVLYQQDKVQLVTLNLTDQFILSLNLSFWAGLAIALPFMLTQVWAFIAPGLYDHERRWALPFIIGAGFSFIVGAIFGYTLVLPTMVRFLLDFLNGAVTPILSLGSYIGTVTTFLVAFGLSFELPILAVILTRIGIVNHVLLRKGWRIALVVIMVFAAIITPTPDPTSMLIVAVPLYVLYELGVILSRVFRLPPPETAPDETPALGL; the protein is encoded by the coding sequence ATGACCGCCGATCCCAACGCCAACCTGAAAAGCGCGCCGCTGTTCGACCACCTGGAGGAACTGCGTAAACGTATCGTGATCAGCGCGGTCTTCCTGGTGATCGGCATGATTGCCGCCTTCCAGTACCGCCTGCAACTGCTGGAACTGGTCAAGGTGCCCCTGAACGCCTCGGTGCTGTACCAGCAGGACAAGGTGCAGCTGGTCACGCTGAACCTGACCGATCAGTTCATCCTGAGCCTGAACCTGTCGTTCTGGGCGGGACTGGCGATCGCGCTGCCGTTCATGCTGACGCAGGTGTGGGCGTTCATCGCGCCGGGCCTGTACGACCACGAGCGCCGCTGGGCACTGCCGTTCATCATCGGGGCGGGCTTCTCGTTCATCGTGGGCGCGATCTTCGGGTACACGCTGGTGTTGCCGACCATGGTGCGGTTCCTGCTGGACTTCCTGAACGGGGCGGTCACGCCGATCCTGAGTCTGGGCAGTTACATCGGGACGGTCACGACCTTCCTGGTGGCGTTCGGCCTGTCGTTCGAGCTGCCGATCCTGGCCGTGATCCTGACCCGGATCGGGATCGTGAACCACGTGCTGCTGCGCAAGGGCTGGCGTATCGCGCTGGTCGTGATCATGGTGTTCGCCGCGATCATCACGCCCACCCCGGACCCCACCAGCATGCTGATCGTGGCCGTGCCGCTGTACGTGCTGTACGAACTGGGCGTGATCCTGTCCCGCGTGTTCCGCCTGCCGCCCCCCGAGACGGCGCCCGACGAGACGCCCGCGTTGGGCCTGTAA
- the rnhA gene encoding ribonuclease HI, producing the protein MGDHVELYSDGACDTQAGHGGWATILNCKGKELVLSGHEEGTTNNRMELRGLLEGLNVLKRPCHVTVITDSQYLRKAFTDGWILNWQRNGWKTAAKDPVKNQDLWEELIAHARTHALTFVWVKGHAGHGENERVDELAVQERKKLRQK; encoded by the coding sequence ATTGGCGACCACGTCGAACTGTACAGCGACGGCGCCTGCGACACGCAGGCCGGACACGGCGGCTGGGCCACCATCCTCAACTGCAAAGGCAAGGAACTCGTCCTCAGCGGCCACGAGGAAGGCACCACCAACAACCGCATGGAACTGCGCGGCCTGCTTGAGGGCCTGAACGTCCTCAAACGCCCCTGCCACGTCACCGTCATCACCGACAGCCAGTACCTCCGCAAGGCCTTCACCGACGGCTGGATCCTGAACTGGCAACGCAACGGCTGGAAAACCGCCGCCAAAGACCCCGTGAAAAACCAGGACCTCTGGGAAGAACTGATCGCGCACGCCCGCACCCACGCCCTGACCTTCGTCTGGGTCAAAGGCCACGCCGGCCACGGCGAGAACGAACGCGTCGACGAACTCGCCGTGCAGGAACGCAAGAAACTGCGGCAGAAGTAG
- a CDS encoding PIG-L deacetylase family protein yields the protein MRIMAVFAHPDDEIGCMGTLAKHAARGDEVMLVWTTLGELASQFGDAPHAEVTRVRREHGAWVAAQIGAQHHFFDMGDSRMTGGRGEALQLARLYARFRPNAVITWSDDHPHPDHRMTAKIAFDAITLARIPKIVNEVGGGAAMPPAPDLSGDDAIESGEDVRRLDAWREPVRFYQYHAPASPYPDFSVDVTDTIDVAGRVMEYYHDFYRWQWTKEQFLEGRAGVGRLAGVKYAERFNLRVTHLPARAFLD from the coding sequence ATGCGAATCATGGCTGTGTTTGCGCACCCGGACGACGAGATCGGGTGCATGGGGACCCTGGCGAAGCACGCGGCGCGTGGCGACGAGGTCATGCTGGTCTGGACGACGCTGGGGGAACTGGCCAGTCAGTTCGGGGACGCGCCGCACGCGGAGGTCACGCGGGTGCGCCGCGAGCACGGCGCGTGGGTGGCGGCGCAGATCGGGGCGCAGCATCACTTCTTCGATATGGGGGACAGCCGCATGACAGGCGGGCGCGGCGAGGCGTTGCAACTGGCGCGGCTGTACGCGCGCTTCCGGCCGAACGCTGTGATCACCTGGAGTGACGACCACCCGCACCCGGATCACCGCATGACCGCGAAGATCGCCTTCGACGCGATCACGCTGGCCCGCATTCCGAAGATCGTGAACGAGGTGGGCGGCGGGGCTGCCATGCCGCCCGCGCCGGACCTGAGCGGCGACGACGCCATCGAGAGTGGCGAGGACGTGCGCCGCCTGGACGCTTGGCGGGAACCGGTGCGCTTCTACCAGTACCACGCGCCGGCCAGTCCGTACCCGGATTTCAGTGTGGACGTCACGGACACCATCGACGTGGCGGGGCGCGTGATGGAGTACTACCACGACTTCTACCGCTGGCAGTGGACGAAAGAGCAGTTCCTGGAGGGCCGCGCGGGCGTGGGGCGGCTGGCAGGCGTGAAGTACGCCGAGCGCTTCAACCTGCGCGTGACGCACCTGCCGGCGCGGGCGTTCCTTGACTGA
- a CDS encoding twin-arginine translocase TatA/TatE family subunit gives MGPLEIILIVVVIALVFGARKLPELGKGLGQGIKEFKKETHEPVVPVTDVASRQLDPVTGAPIVTEHAAPVTERRN, from the coding sequence ATGGGACCCCTGGAAATCATCCTGATCGTTGTCGTTATCGCCCTGGTGTTCGGCGCCCGCAAACTCCCGGAACTCGGGAAGGGCCTCGGGCAGGGCATCAAGGAATTCAAGAAGGAAACGCACGAGCCGGTCGTGCCCGTCACGGACGTCGCCTCGCGTCAGCTGGACCCCGTGACAGGCGCGCCCATCGTCACCGAGCACGCTGCGCCCGTCACCGAACGGCGTAACTGA
- a CDS encoding MFS transporter codes for MTLPPADPLPDPPVLSDAARWRTFLWLWGSQALSVLGGGLSAFAMNIYLTQSRFPLEGQKPELAAALALTGLGWGAAAILGAPLAGALADRWNRRRMMITCDLLGALLLALGVLMVTLGTPPVWLLTLFTAALGLVGTFHGSAFDTSYSSLVTRDRLPRANGLMQTLWSLSGLLSPALAALLIGLPALARQGEAPGVLGGALAGLPDGVPLALGIDAASFLLAAAVVSRLHWPQPPRRDGGRGRPSLAQDMRFGWTFIGRRPALLHLLLTFAGVNLLTSGVGVLHPLLVRFTLGTPADGAGAALATVWTALSAGGLLGGLLVSVTGGLKRRRVLGVLVPMIAAGTAHALSGVAGSLPLTAACVLAFGVMTPIMNAHSQSIWQAQVAPELQGRVFSVRRLIAQFTAPLSTALAGLLAARVGAGSILLWSGVLMAVLATAQLLNPHLRRVEDPLPEAPPLTA; via the coding sequence ATGACCCTGCCGCCTGCTGACCCGCTGCCCGACCCGCCCGTCCTGTCGGATGCGGCGCGCTGGCGGACGTTCCTGTGGCTGTGGGGTTCGCAGGCGCTGAGTGTGCTGGGGGGCGGCCTGAGTGCGTTTGCCATGAACATCTACCTGACGCAGTCGCGTTTTCCGCTGGAGGGGCAGAAGCCGGAACTGGCGGCGGCGCTGGCCCTGACCGGGCTGGGGTGGGGCGCGGCGGCGATTCTGGGAGCTCCGCTGGCGGGGGCGCTGGCGGACCGCTGGAACCGGCGGCGCATGATGATCACCTGCGACCTGCTGGGGGCGCTGCTGCTGGCTCTGGGCGTGCTGATGGTCACGCTGGGCACGCCGCCCGTGTGGCTGCTGACGCTGTTCACGGCCGCGCTGGGTCTGGTGGGTACGTTTCACGGGTCGGCGTTCGACACGAGTTACTCGTCGCTGGTCACGCGCGACCGTCTGCCGCGCGCGAACGGCCTGATGCAGACCCTCTGGAGCCTATCGGGGCTACTGAGTCCGGCGCTGGCGGCGCTGCTGATCGGACTGCCGGCCCTGGCGCGGCAGGGGGAGGCGCCGGGCGTGCTGGGGGGAGCGCTGGCGGGCCTGCCGGACGGCGTGCCGCTGGCGCTGGGGATCGACGCGGCGTCGTTCCTGCTGGCGGCGGCCGTGGTGTCGCGCCTGCACTGGCCGCAACCGCCGCGCCGGGACGGGGGGCGCGGCCGGCCCTCGCTGGCACAGGACATGCGCTTCGGGTGGACGTTCATCGGGCGGCGGCCCGCGCTGCTGCACCTGCTGCTGACCTTCGCGGGCGTGAACCTGCTGACCAGCGGCGTGGGCGTCCTGCACCCCTTGCTGGTGCGGTTCACGCTGGGCACCCCGGCTGACGGGGCCGGCGCGGCCCTGGCGACCGTCTGGACTGCCCTGAGTGCCGGGGGTCTGCTGGGCGGGCTGCTCGTCAGCGTGACGGGCGGCCTGAAGCGGCGGCGGGTGCTGGGCGTGCTGGTGCCCATGATCGCCGCCGGAACCGCGCACGCCCTGAGCGGCGTGGCGGGTAGTCTGCCCCTGACGGCCGCGTGCGTGCTGGCCTTCGGGGTGATGACGCCGATCATGAACGCGCACTCGCAGAGCATCTGGCAGGCGCAGGTCGCGCCGGAACTGCAGGGCCGGGTATTCAGCGTGCGCCGCCTGATCGCGCAGTTCACCGCGCCGCTCAGTACCGCGCTGGCCGGGCTGCTCGCCGCGCGGGTGGGGGCCGGGTCGATCCTGCTGTGGTCCGGAGTGTTGATGGCCGTCCTGGCGACCGCGCAACTCCTGAATCCCCACCTGCGCCGCGTGGAGGATCCGCTGCCCGAAGCGCCGCCGCTCACGGCGTGA
- a CDS encoding DUF4870 domain-containing protein — protein sequence MSRPLPVIPESDRTPAIITHLSPLAGFVLPTLGNVLGPLVAWLAFRDRSGALDEQGKEALNFQLSFWLYGLVVGVLAFVLFSAGLIGGAAAGTPDLGALAFLGTFGAFFLFFLPVMAVLGLVPFVFMIVAVVRVSAGQPYRYPLSIRFLR from the coding sequence ATGAGCCGTCCGCTACCTGTCATTCCGGAATCCGACCGTACTCCGGCGATCATCACGCACCTGTCGCCGCTGGCGGGTTTTGTTCTGCCGACGCTGGGGAACGTGCTGGGGCCGCTGGTGGCGTGGCTGGCGTTCCGGGACCGCAGCGGCGCGCTGGATGAGCAGGGGAAGGAAGCCCTGAATTTTCAGCTGAGTTTCTGGCTGTACGGGCTGGTGGTGGGGGTGCTGGCGTTCGTGCTGTTCAGCGCGGGGCTGATCGGTGGGGCGGCGGCAGGCACGCCGGACCTGGGGGCGCTGGCGTTCCTGGGGACGTTCGGGGCGTTCTTCCTGTTCTTCCTGCCGGTCATGGCGGTGCTGGGGTTGGTGCCGTTCGTGTTCATGATCGTGGCGGTCGTGCGGGTCAGTGCGGGGCAGCCGTACCGGTACCCGCTGAGCATCCGCTTCCTGCGCTGA
- a CDS encoding SRPBCC family protein: MSESISIKQTIVVRARPDVLYRLALEPRRRVKWDPNLAKADYEGENARLANNALVRFKFTRRLLGLSFTAKYGQLQAPQRGGWESVRNVGPLEKLTQGWTFKPMPGGTEVTLTLNARVMYRWIKTPIERVLHNMVATTLLELQRSVDAQGAQLLEDMGREMQERQKAEQKAAKEAAKAAKKKR; the protein is encoded by the coding sequence ATGTCCGAGTCCATCAGCATCAAGCAGACCATCGTGGTCAGGGCCCGTCCGGACGTGCTGTACCGGCTGGCGCTGGAACCCAGGCGGCGCGTCAAGTGGGACCCTAACCTCGCGAAAGCCGATTATGAGGGCGAGAATGCCCGGCTGGCGAACAACGCGCTGGTGCGCTTCAAGTTCACGCGCCGCCTGCTGGGCCTGAGCTTCACCGCGAAGTACGGGCAGTTGCAGGCGCCGCAGCGGGGCGGCTGGGAGAGCGTGCGGAACGTGGGACCACTGGAGAAACTCACGCAGGGCTGGACCTTCAAACCCATGCCCGGCGGGACCGAGGTGACCCTGACCCTGAACGCCCGCGTGATGTACCGGTGGATCAAGACGCCCATCGAGCGGGTGCTGCATAACATGGTCGCCACGACCCTGCTGGAATTGCAGCGCAGCGTGGACGCCCAGGGCGCGCAACTGCTTGAGGACATGGGCCGAGAGATGCAGGAGCGCCAGAAGGCCGAGCAGAAAGCCGCGAAGGAAGCGGCGAAGGCCGCGAAAAAGAAACGCTGA
- a CDS encoding acyl-CoA thioesterase, with translation MTRPAPHTRAEYPYHHPTPTRWADNDVYGHVNNVTYYAYFDTAVNAYLAARGALDIHAGAVIGLVVESGCAYFAPAAFPESLSVGLRVGRLGSSSVRYELAVFREGHDTACAQGHFVHVYVDRDTRRPAPLPPALRAALEALQPG, from the coding sequence ATGACCCGCCCGGCCCCGCACACCCGCGCCGAGTACCCGTACCACCACCCCACCCCGACCCGCTGGGCGGACAACGACGTGTACGGGCACGTGAACAACGTGACGTACTACGCGTACTTCGATACGGCCGTGAACGCCTACCTCGCCGCTCGGGGTGCGCTGGATATTCACGCGGGCGCGGTGATCGGGCTGGTCGTGGAGAGCGGCTGCGCGTACTTCGCGCCCGCCGCGTTCCCCGAATCCCTCAGCGTGGGCCTGCGCGTGGGCCGCCTGGGCAGCAGCAGCGTCCGTTACGAACTGGCCGTGTTCCGCGAAGGGCACGACACCGCGTGTGCGCAGGGGCATTTCGTGCACGTGTACGTTGACCGGGACACCCGCCGCCCCGCCCCCCTGCCCCCCGCCCTGCGCGCCGCGCTGGAAGCCCTGCAACCCGGCTGA
- the topA gene encoding type I DNA topoisomerase, which yields MPRTLVIVESPAKARTIEKYLGQGYAVESSIGHIRDLPKSAADIPEKYKGKAWARLGLDVEHDFQPLYVVSPEKKAHVAKLRKMAAEADEIILATDDDREGESIAWHLFQELNPKVPVKRMVFHEITREAIQAAIASPRQIDTNLVEAQEARRALDRLYGYEVSPVLWKKVRPKLSAGRVQSVATRMLVERERERMRFVSASWWDLLITGKTADEQTFPARLTDVAGPDKTVQKLALGRDFDPLTGRLKAGVTARLLTEAEARALADGLTGQPLTVTSAEEKPFTQRPYPPFITSTLQQEGSRKLGFAATRTMRAAQRLYEQGYITYMRTDSTNLSTEAVTAARTQVTQMYGPSYLSPQPRVYAKKAKNAQEAHEAIRPAGSAFRTPDSLRSELSGDEWRLYDLIWKRTVACQMADARGRGLRVRLGGQTKAGEEVGLSASGRTIDFPGFLRAYVEGSDDPGAALEDRETPLPPLKEGERVTAGSVKPEGHDTQPPARYTEASLVQSLEGAGIGRPSTYASILGTIQDRGYATKKGQALVPSWTAFATSALLEHHFASLVDYDFTAKMEEDLDDIAGGRAQRVPYLRRFYLGDHGEGMALRPLIDRQMGEIDARSIATISVPRLEGTGIEVRVGRYGPYMERAEQKANLPEDMAPDELTAEKAEEIMARPSGDRPLGVDPETGHPVVARAGRYGPYVTLGDTNPPVRSASLFPTDDLGTLSLERALKLLSLPRLVGTSGGEEVWALNGKYGPYLKRGTDSRSLTGHEQLFEVGIQEAEALFLQPRFGKGRVAAPPLQTFEIEGRAPILLKSGRFGPYLTDGERNATLRKGEDEGTLSAERALEILEERGKEPKKKPGKAGGTKKAAAKAPASKGAASKAPAKAGAKKPATTTAAVKKPAAKAAPAKATFTWAQLKPHLGVLSAQEQQLVTATREQGRKVDDVAPELGLDVKKAKGMALQASKKLNQAARGE from the coding sequence AAACTCCGCAAGATGGCGGCCGAGGCTGACGAGATCATCCTGGCGACCGACGATGACCGCGAGGGCGAGAGCATCGCGTGGCACCTGTTTCAGGAACTGAACCCCAAGGTGCCGGTCAAGCGCATGGTGTTTCACGAGATCACCAGGGAAGCCATTCAGGCGGCGATTGCCAGCCCGCGCCAGATCGACACGAACCTCGTGGAGGCGCAGGAGGCCCGCCGCGCCCTGGACCGCCTGTACGGCTATGAGGTCAGCCCGGTCCTGTGGAAGAAGGTTAGGCCGAAGCTCTCGGCGGGCCGCGTGCAGAGCGTGGCGACCCGCATGCTGGTGGAACGCGAACGCGAACGCATGCGCTTTGTCAGTGCGTCGTGGTGGGACCTGCTGATCACCGGGAAGACGGCGGACGAGCAGACCTTCCCGGCCCGCCTGACCGACGTGGCTGGCCCGGATAAGACGGTGCAGAAGCTGGCGCTGGGCCGTGACTTCGACCCGCTGACCGGGCGGCTGAAAGCGGGTGTGACCGCCCGCCTGCTGACCGAGGCCGAGGCCCGCGCCCTGGCCGACGGCCTGACCGGGCAGCCGCTGACGGTCACGAGTGCCGAGGAAAAACCCTTCACGCAGCGGCCCTACCCGCCGTTCATCACGTCCACGTTGCAGCAGGAGGGAAGCCGCAAGCTGGGCTTCGCCGCCACGCGCACCATGCGCGCCGCGCAGCGCCTGTACGAGCAGGGCTACATCACGTACATGCGCACCGACAGCACCAACCTGAGCACCGAGGCGGTCACTGCCGCCCGCACGCAGGTCACGCAGATGTACGGCCCCAGTTACCTGTCGCCGCAGCCGCGCGTGTACGCCAAGAAAGCCAAGAACGCCCAGGAGGCTCACGAGGCGATTCGCCCGGCCGGGAGTGCCTTCCGCACGCCCGACAGCCTGCGCAGCGAACTGAGCGGCGACGAGTGGCGCCTGTACGACCTGATCTGGAAACGCACCGTCGCCTGCCAGATGGCCGACGCGCGGGGCCGCGGCCTGCGCGTACGCCTGGGCGGACAGACGAAGGCTGGTGAGGAGGTCGGCCTGAGCGCCTCGGGCCGCACCATCGACTTCCCCGGCTTCCTGCGCGCCTACGTGGAAGGCAGTGACGACCCGGGCGCCGCCCTGGAAGACCGCGAGACGCCCCTGCCGCCCCTGAAGGAAGGCGAGCGCGTCACCGCCGGGAGCGTCAAGCCCGAGGGTCACGACACGCAGCCCCCCGCCCGCTACACCGAGGCGTCACTGGTGCAGTCCCTGGAAGGCGCGGGCATCGGCCGCCCCAGCACGTACGCCAGCATCCTGGGCACCATTCAGGACCGTGGGTACGCCACCAAGAAAGGGCAGGCGCTGGTGCCGTCCTGGACGGCCTTCGCCACCAGCGCCCTGCTGGAACACCACTTCGCCTCGCTGGTGGACTACGACTTCACCGCCAAGATGGAAGAGGACCTCGACGACATCGCGGGCGGCCGTGCCCAGCGGGTGCCGTACCTGCGGCGCTTCTACCTGGGCGATCACGGCGAGGGCATGGCCCTGCGGCCCCTGATCGACCGGCAGATGGGCGAGATCGACGCGCGCAGCATCGCCACCATCAGCGTTCCCCGCCTGGAAGGCACCGGTATCGAGGTCCGCGTGGGCCGCTACGGCCCGTACATGGAACGCGCCGAGCAGAAAGCCAACCTGCCCGAGGACATGGCCCCCGACGAACTGACCGCCGAGAAGGCCGAGGAGATCATGGCCCGCCCCAGCGGCGACCGCCCCCTGGGCGTGGACCCCGAGACCGGGCACCCCGTCGTGGCCCGCGCCGGACGCTACGGCCCGTACGTGACGCTGGGCGACACGAACCCCCCGGTACGCAGCGCCAGCCTGTTCCCCACTGACGACCTGGGCACCCTGAGCCTGGAGCGCGCCCTGAAACTCCTGAGCCTGCCCCGACTGGTCGGCACGAGTGGCGGCGAGGAAGTCTGGGCGCTGAACGGCAAGTACGGCCCGTACCTCAAGCGCGGCACCGACAGCCGCAGCCTGACCGGCCACGAGCAACTGTTCGAGGTGGGCATCCAGGAGGCCGAGGCGCTGTTTCTGCAACCCCGCTTCGGGAAGGGCCGCGTGGCCGCCCCGCCCCTCCAGACCTTCGAGATCGAGGGCCGCGCGCCGATCCTGCTGAAATCCGGCCGTTTCGGACCGTACCTGACCGACGGGGAACGCAACGCCACCCTGCGCAAGGGCGAGGACGAGGGCACCCTGAGCGCCGAACGCGCCCTGGAAATCCTGGAGGAACGCGGCAAGGAACCCAAGAAGAAACCCGGCAAGGCCGGCGGCACGAAAAAAGCCGCCGCGAAGGCCCCAGCCAGCAAGGGCGCAGCCAGCAAAGCCCCGGCCAAGGCAGGCGCGAAGAAACCGGCCACCACGACAGCAGCTGTCAAGAAACCGGCCGCCAAGGCTGCGCCCGCCAAGGCGACCTTCACCTGGGCGCAACTCAAACCGCACCTGGGTGTCCTGAGTGCCCAGGAGCAGCAACTGGTGACCGCCACCCGCGAACAGGGCCGCAAGGTCGACGACGTGGCCCCCGAACTGGGCCTGGACGTCAAGAAGGCCAAGGGCATGGCGTTGCAGGCCAGCAAGAAACTGAACCAGGCGGCGCGCGGAGAGTAA
- a CDS encoding prolipoprotein diacylglyceryl transferase, translating into MDPVFLQIGSFTIAWYGVLITLGIVAGVWVGTKMARERGLNVDLFNDMILWMIIWGLVGARLVFVVTSWNQFENTPFPRVLLDIINLRQGGISIHGGLIGGILVMLYYARRKGMDFYRYADLCVPGVAFGIIGGRIGNIMNGTDTVGRVTGWAVGYRWPDSARAFHEGMCIKNPNPDLDLSQYCQQIGGQIVMTAPVHFAQMYGVIIGVILSVASYFWLRSRIPGWAFWQFWLWYSILRAGWEETFRLNPLSPKAYLNQGLDAPGIGLFTDTHVISIPLILASIYFLVRLRRQGVPAAAPTDTTLKPS; encoded by the coding sequence ATGGATCCTGTATTTCTTCAGATAGGCAGTTTTACGATTGCCTGGTATGGCGTGCTGATCACGCTCGGTATCGTGGCGGGCGTGTGGGTCGGCACGAAAATGGCGCGCGAGCGCGGCCTGAACGTGGACCTGTTCAACGACATGATTCTCTGGATGATCATCTGGGGACTGGTGGGCGCGCGGCTGGTGTTCGTGGTGACCTCCTGGAACCAGTTTGAGAACACGCCGTTCCCGCGCGTGCTGCTGGACATCATCAACCTCCGGCAGGGCGGCATCAGCATTCACGGCGGCCTGATCGGCGGGATTCTGGTCATGCTGTACTACGCGCGGCGCAAGGGCATGGACTTCTACCGCTACGCGGACCTGTGCGTGCCCGGCGTGGCGTTCGGGATCATCGGCGGGCGCATCGGGAACATCATGAACGGCACGGACACCGTGGGCCGCGTGACCGGCTGGGCCGTCGGGTACCGCTGGCCCGACAGCGCCCGCGCATTTCACGAGGGCATGTGCATCAAGAACCCCAACCCGGACCTGGACCTCTCGCAGTACTGCCAGCAGATCGGCGGGCAGATCGTCATGACCGCCCCCGTTCACTTCGCGCAGATGTACGGCGTGATCATCGGCGTGATCCTGTCGGTCGCGTCTTACTTCTGGCTGCGCAGCCGCATTCCCGGCTGGGCGTTCTGGCAGTTCTGGCTGTGGTACTCCATCCTGCGCGCCGGCTGGGAGGAAACCTTCCGCCTGAACCCCCTGTCGCCCAAGGCGTACCTGAACCAGGGTCTGGACGCCCCCGGGATCGGCCTGTTCACGGACACTCACGTGATCAGCATTCCGCTGATCCTGGCGAGCATCTACTTCCTGGTGCGCCTGCGCCGCCAGGGTGTGCCCGCCGCCGCCCCCACCGACACGACCCTCAAGCCTTCCTGA
- the glmU gene encoding bifunctional UDP-N-acetylglucosamine diphosphorylase/glucosamine-1-phosphate N-acetyltransferase GlmU, with protein sequence MTDTNRPLDVVILAAGQGTRMKSSLPKVLHPVAGRPMVAWAVKAAQELGARSVVVVTGHGAGAVEAALAGTGVVFARQEQQLGTGNAFLAGMDALEDHREADVLVLYGDTPLLRTETLRDLLADHRARGGAFTVLTGVLPDATGYGRIIRDAQGNVERIVEQKDATPEERAVGEFNSGVYLMDARANDLAHRITNENASGEYYLTDLLGLYRAEGAEAHAFRLNDPDEVMGANDRTGLAEAENIIRARITLAHMRAGVTIHMPETVYIEDTVVLGRDVTLEPGVILRGATRVADGAEIGAYSVITDSVLGEGVIVKPHSVLEGAQVGARSDVGPFARLRPGTVLGEAVHIGNFVETKNARLAQGVKAGHLAYLGDVSIGDETNVGAGTIIANFDGVNKHPSRIGAGVFIGSNSTIVAPRVIGDAAFIAGGSTVHDDVPEGALAVARGKQRNLEGWSHRYWSGLREKVQTKLPWLAGWLDRQG encoded by the coding sequence ATGACTGATACGAACCGTCCGCTGGACGTGGTGATCCTGGCCGCCGGTCAGGGCACGCGCATGAAATCCTCGCTGCCCAAGGTGCTGCACCCGGTGGCGGGCCGCCCGATGGTCGCGTGGGCCGTGAAAGCCGCGCAGGAGCTGGGCGCGCGCAGCGTGGTTGTCGTGACCGGGCACGGGGCCGGGGCGGTCGAGGCGGCCCTGGCGGGGACCGGCGTGGTGTTCGCGCGGCAGGAGCAGCAGCTGGGCACCGGGAACGCCTTCCTTGCCGGCATGGACGCCCTGGAGGACCACCGGGAGGCGGACGTGCTGGTTCTGTACGGCGACACGCCGCTGCTGCGCACCGAGACGCTGCGGGACCTGCTGGCCGACCACCGCGCGCGGGGCGGGGCGTTCACGGTCCTGACCGGCGTGCTGCCGGACGCGACCGGGTACGGCCGGATCATCCGGGACGCGCAGGGGAACGTGGAACGCATCGTGGAGCAGAAGGACGCCACGCCCGAGGAACGCGCCGTGGGAGAATTCAACAGCGGCGTGTACCTGATGGACGCCCGCGCGAACGACCTGGCCCACCGCATCACGAACGAGAACGCCAGCGGCGAGTACTACCTGACGGACCTGCTGGGCCTGTACCGCGCCGAGGGGGCCGAGGCGCACGCGTTCCGCCTGAACGACCCGGACGAGGTCATGGGCGCCAACGACCGCACGGGGCTGGCCGAGGCGGAGAACATCATCCGGGCGCGCATCACGCTGGCGCACATGCGGGCCGGGGTGACCATCCACATGCCGGAAACGGTGTACATCGAGGACACGGTCGTGCTGGGCCGCGACGTGACCCTGGAGCCCGGCGTGATCCTGCGCGGCGCCACGCGCGTCGCCGACGGTGCCGAGATCGGCGCGTACTCGGTCATCACGGACAGCGTGCTGGGCGAGGGTGTGATCGTGAAGCCACACAGCGTGCTGGAAGGCGCGCAGGTGGGCGCCCGCAGTGACGTGGGGCCGTTCGCGCGCCTGCGCCCCGGCACCGTGCTGGGCGAGGCGGTGCACATCGGGAACTTCGTGGAAACCAAGAACGCCCGTCTCGCGCAGGGCGTGAAGGCCGGGCACCTCGCGTACCTGGGCGACGTGAGCATCGGCGACGAGACGAACGTCGGGGCCGGGACCATCATCGCGAACTTCGACGGCGTGAACAAACACCCCAGCCGCATCGGGGCCGGCGTGTTCATCGGCAGTAACAGCACCATCGTCGCGCCCCGCGTGATCGGCGACGCCGCCTTCATCGCGGGCGGCAGCACCGTCCACGACGACGTGCCCGAGGGAGCCCTGGCCGTCGCGCGCGGCAAGCAGCGCAACCTCGAAGGCTGGTCCCACCGGTACTGGAGCGGCCTACGCGAGAAGGTGCAGACGAAACTGCCGTGGCTGGCCGGCTGGCTCGACCGGCAGGGCTGA